The Streptomyces avermitilis MA-4680 = NBRC 14893 genome contains a region encoding:
- a CDS encoding bifunctional [glutamine synthetase] adenylyltransferase/[glutamine synthetase]-adenylyl-L-tyrosine phosphorylase has product MTAPGRRSSTFSRLLRHGFTDPSAAERLLESAELEPVKADPVLLEALGATADPDLALLGLVRLVEAQDDHTARRELLDTLIAAKPLRDRLLGVLGASAALADHLARHPRDWQALVTYEPRDLHPGVEEFERGLAEAADPVSLRVAYRRCLLSIAARDVCGTTDLAQTAAELADLATATLRAALLIARTAAPDDAAICRLAVIAMGKCGGHELNYVSDVDVIFVGEPANGADEGKAVQAATRLASHMMRICSETTVEGTIWPVDANLRPEGRNGPLVRTLSSHLAYYQRWAKTWEFQALLKARPVAGDIGLGEEYVATLAPLVWQAAERDNFVADVQKMRRRVVANIPAAEIERELKLGPGGLRDVEFAVQLLQLVHGRADASLRSGTTLDALKALAAGGYVGRADAVQLDEAYRFLRTMEHRIQLFRLRRTHLVPEDDADLRRIGRSLGLRADPITDLNREWKRHATVVRRLHEKLFYRPLLDAVAQLAPGEARLSPNAARERLVALGYADPAAALRHLEALASGVTRKAAIQRTLLPVLLGWFADSADPDAGLLNFRKVSDALGKTPWYLRLLRDEGAAAENLARVLSAGRLAPDLLMRAPEAVALLGDGDGGRGGLEPRGRAQLEQEVLAAVGRAGGSEQAVTTVRGVRRRELFRTAARDIVSSYGTEETPAEADQGALVDLVGGAVSDLTAATLAGTLRAVVREGWGDTLPTRFAVVGMGRFGGYELGYGSDADVLFVHEPREGVDEQEAARAANAVVSEMRRLLQIPSADPPLLIDADLRPEGKSGPTVRTLTSYEAYYRRWSLVWESQALLRAEFVAGDEELGQRFIELIDPFRYPAEGLGDDAVREIRRLKARMEAERLPRGADPTLHTKLGRGGLSDVEWTVQLLQLQHGWVEPGLRTTRTRPALAAACAAGLLTGEDAAILDEAWVLATRVRNAVMLVRGRAGDTFPSDGRELAAVGRYLGYGPGHVGDMLDDYRRITRRARAVVDEQFYGA; this is encoded by the coding sequence ATGACGGCGCCGGGGCGCAGGAGCAGTACCTTCTCGCGGCTGCTGCGGCACGGCTTCACCGATCCGTCGGCCGCCGAGCGGCTGCTGGAGAGCGCCGAGCTGGAGCCCGTCAAGGCCGACCCCGTGCTGCTGGAAGCCCTGGGCGCGACCGCCGATCCCGATCTGGCGCTGCTCGGACTCGTCCGCCTGGTCGAGGCGCAGGACGACCACACCGCCCGCCGGGAGCTCCTCGACACGCTGATCGCGGCCAAACCCCTGCGGGACCGGCTCCTCGGCGTCCTCGGTGCCTCCGCCGCGCTCGCCGACCATCTCGCCCGCCACCCCAGGGACTGGCAGGCACTCGTGACGTACGAGCCACGGGATCTGCACCCGGGGGTGGAGGAATTCGAGCGCGGGCTCGCGGAGGCGGCCGACCCCGTCTCGCTGCGCGTCGCCTACCGACGCTGTCTGCTGTCGATCGCGGCGCGTGACGTGTGCGGCACCACCGACCTCGCCCAGACCGCCGCCGAGCTGGCCGACCTCGCCACCGCCACCCTGCGCGCCGCGCTCCTCATCGCCCGGACCGCCGCCCCCGACGACGCGGCGATCTGCCGGCTCGCGGTCATCGCGATGGGCAAGTGCGGCGGCCACGAGCTGAACTACGTGTCCGACGTCGACGTCATCTTCGTCGGCGAGCCGGCGAACGGCGCCGACGAGGGCAAGGCGGTCCAGGCCGCCACCCGGCTCGCCTCCCACATGATGCGCATCTGCTCCGAGACGACCGTCGAGGGCACCATCTGGCCCGTGGACGCCAACCTGCGCCCGGAGGGCCGGAACGGCCCGCTCGTGCGCACCCTGAGCAGCCACCTCGCCTACTACCAGCGCTGGGCCAAGACCTGGGAGTTCCAGGCACTGCTGAAGGCGCGGCCGGTGGCCGGGGACATCGGACTCGGCGAGGAGTACGTCGCCACCCTCGCGCCCCTCGTCTGGCAGGCCGCCGAGCGCGACAACTTCGTCGCCGACGTGCAGAAGATGCGACGCAGGGTCGTCGCGAACATCCCGGCCGCCGAGATAGAGCGTGAGCTGAAGCTCGGCCCCGGCGGACTGCGAGACGTCGAATTCGCCGTGCAGCTCCTCCAGTTGGTGCACGGGCGAGCCGATGCGTCGCTCAGGAGCGGTACCACCCTGGACGCGCTGAAGGCGCTGGCCGCGGGCGGCTACGTGGGCCGCGCCGACGCGGTGCAGCTCGACGAGGCCTACCGCTTCCTGCGGACCATGGAGCACCGCATACAGCTCTTCCGGCTGCGGCGTACGCATCTCGTGCCCGAGGACGACGCCGACCTGCGGCGCATCGGACGGTCGCTCGGGCTGCGCGCCGATCCGATCACCGACCTGAACCGCGAGTGGAAGCGGCACGCCACCGTCGTACGCCGGCTGCACGAGAAGCTCTTCTACCGCCCGCTGCTCGACGCCGTCGCCCAACTCGCCCCCGGCGAGGCGCGGTTGAGTCCGAACGCGGCACGGGAGCGGCTGGTCGCCCTCGGGTACGCCGATCCGGCCGCGGCCCTGCGGCACCTGGAGGCGCTGGCGTCGGGCGTCACGCGCAAGGCGGCGATCCAGCGGACGCTGCTGCCCGTGCTGCTGGGGTGGTTCGCGGACTCCGCCGATCCGGACGCCGGGCTGCTCAACTTCCGCAAGGTGTCCGACGCGTTGGGCAAGACACCCTGGTACTTGCGGCTGCTGAGGGACGAAGGGGCCGCCGCCGAGAACCTGGCGAGGGTGCTGTCGGCGGGCCGGCTCGCTCCTGACCTGCTGATGCGCGCCCCGGAGGCGGTGGCGCTGCTCGGTGACGGCGACGGGGGCCGGGGTGGGCTCGAGCCGCGCGGGCGGGCTCAGCTGGAGCAGGAGGTCCTCGCCGCGGTCGGCCGGGCCGGGGGCTCCGAACAGGCGGTCACCACCGTGCGCGGGGTGCGGCGCCGGGAGCTGTTCCGCACGGCGGCCAGGGACATCGTCTCCTCCTACGGCACCGAGGAGACACCGGCCGAGGCGGATCAGGGCGCGCTGGTGGACCTGGTGGGCGGTGCCGTCTCGGATCTGACGGCCGCCACCCTCGCCGGGACGCTGCGGGCCGTGGTGCGGGAGGGGTGGGGGGACACCCTGCCGACGCGGTTCGCGGTCGTCGGGATGGGACGGTTCGGGGGGTACGAGCTGGGCTACGGGTCGGACGCGGACGTGCTGTTCGTGCACGAGCCGCGAGAAGGCGTGGACGAACAGGAGGCCGCGCGGGCGGCGAACGCCGTGGTGTCCGAGATGCGGCGGCTGCTACAGATTCCGAGCGCGGATCCGCCGCTGCTCATCGACGCGGATCTGCGGCCCGAGGGCAAGTCCGGGCCGACGGTGCGGACGTTGACGTCGTACGAGGCGTACTACCGGCGGTGGTCGCTGGTGTGGGAGTCGCAGGCGTTGCTGCGGGCCGAATTCGTCGCGGGCGACGAGGAGTTGGGGCAGCGGTTCATCGAGCTGATCGACCCGTTCCGGTATCCCGCGGAGGGGCTCGGGGACGACGCGGTGCGCGAGATCCGGCGGCTGAAGGCGCGGATGGAGGCGGAGCGGCTGCCGCGCGGCGCGGATCCCACGCTGCACACCAAGCTGGGGCGGGGCGGGCTGTCGGACGTCGAGTGGACGGTGCAGCTGCTTCAGTTGCAGCACGGGTGGGTGGAGCCGGGGCTGCGCACGACGCGGACGCGTCCGGCGCTGGCCGCCGCGTGCGCCGCCGGACTTCTCACGGGCGAGGACGCCGCGATACTGGACGAGGCGTGGGTGCTGGCCACGCGGGTGCGCAACGCGGTGATGCTGGTGCGGGGACGGGCGGGCGACACGTTCCCCTCGGACGGGCGCGAACTCGCGGCCGTGGGCCGGTACCTGGGGTACGGGCCCGGACACGTGGGCGACATGCTCGACGACTACCGGCGCATCACGCGCAGGGCCCGCGCCGTGGTGGACGAGCAGTTCTACGGCGCGTGA
- a CDS encoding DMT family transporter, whose amino-acid sequence MPPQLTTALRMGTLALLWGSGFLWIKLALNHGLSPAQITITRCALGTLVLLALARRSAQRLPRDRATWARLAVAALLCNAVPFALFSVGEQTVDSGVAGVLNATTPLWSLLIGVLLGTDRVLHPLRLTGLVLGFAGTLLIFAPWHRSGLMSWGALALLGAAASYAVAFAYMARKLTGRGAPMAVSAAQLLMATAWSTLALPAAGPVHADATALLAVTVLGVFGTGVTFYLNYRLIADEGPTSAATVGYLLPVVSVALGALVLGETIGLRVLAGMAVVLAGVAMTRGVGTRGGSPAGADGAATTGSSRTGADEVPSASARRRTGAAPHAP is encoded by the coding sequence ATGCCACCGCAGCTCACGACCGCACTCCGTATGGGCACCCTGGCCCTCCTCTGGGGCTCGGGCTTCCTCTGGATCAAACTCGCCCTGAACCACGGCCTCTCCCCCGCCCAGATCACGATCACGCGCTGCGCCCTGGGCACGCTGGTCCTGCTGGCGCTGGCCCGGCGCTCCGCCCAGCGCCTCCCGAGGGACCGCGCCACCTGGGCCCGACTCGCCGTGGCGGCGCTCCTCTGCAACGCCGTCCCCTTCGCCCTCTTCAGCGTCGGCGAGCAGACGGTCGACTCGGGCGTCGCGGGCGTCCTGAACGCCACAACTCCCCTGTGGTCCCTGCTGATCGGCGTCCTCCTGGGCACGGACCGTGTGCTGCACCCGCTCCGCCTGACCGGCCTCGTCCTCGGCTTCGCCGGTACGCTGCTGATCTTCGCCCCGTGGCATCGCTCGGGCCTCATGAGCTGGGGCGCCCTGGCCCTGCTCGGCGCGGCGGCGAGTTACGCGGTCGCCTTCGCGTACATGGCCCGCAAGCTGACCGGCCGGGGTGCGCCGATGGCCGTCTCGGCGGCGCAGCTTCTGATGGCCACCGCCTGGAGCACCCTGGCCCTGCCGGCCGCGGGCCCCGTGCACGCCGACGCGACAGCTCTGCTCGCCGTCACCGTTCTGGGTGTGTTCGGCACGGGCGTCACCTTCTACCTCAACTACCGCCTGATCGCCGACGAGGGCCCCACCAGCGCGGCCACCGTCGGCTACCTGCTCCCCGTGGTCTCGGTGGCGCTGGGCGCACTCGTCCTGGGCGAGACCATCGGACTCCGGGTACTCGCGGGGATGGCGGTGGTGCTGGCCGGGGTGGCGATGACCCGCGGAGTGGGAACCCGCGGGGGTTCACCTGCCGGCGCCGACGGGGCGGCGACAACCGGGAGTTCGCGCACCGGCGCCGACGAGGTGCCGTCCGCGTCCGCCCGGCGCCGCACCGGGGCGGCGCCTCACGCGCCGTAG
- a CDS encoding LysR family transcriptional regulator has product MLDVRRMQVLRAVVLSGSVTAAAADLGYTPSAVSQSVAALEKQTGTELLERTGRGVRPTAAGLLLTEYADAIGRQVAEAETALADLRAGRTGRLAVRYFATAGAPLVAPALARMRAEHPGVRVEVKLIDPEDPLPDVKEGRADLALVVRSGEAGHEGIRLVHLLDDPYRVVLPEGHRLADREVVELSELAEEPWVGSEWPGPCLDAQLDACAAAGFRPGFVVESGDYLTAQGFVAAGLGVSLIPRLGLGGRPAGVVVREVRGPEPVRRIYAAVRETAPPQPALRGLLEALREAAGAH; this is encoded by the coding sequence ATGCTTGATGTGCGACGTATGCAGGTGCTGCGGGCCGTGGTGCTGAGCGGGTCGGTGACCGCGGCGGCCGCGGATCTCGGGTACACCCCGTCCGCGGTGAGCCAGTCGGTCGCGGCGCTGGAGAAGCAGACGGGGACGGAGTTGCTGGAGCGGACGGGGCGCGGGGTGCGGCCCACCGCGGCGGGGCTGTTGCTGACCGAGTACGCGGACGCGATCGGACGGCAGGTCGCCGAGGCCGAGACGGCGCTGGCCGATCTGCGGGCCGGGCGCACGGGGCGGCTCGCGGTGCGGTACTTCGCCACGGCGGGGGCGCCGCTGGTGGCGCCCGCGCTCGCCCGCATGCGGGCCGAACACCCGGGCGTACGGGTCGAGGTGAAGCTGATCGACCCCGAGGACCCGTTGCCCGACGTGAAGGAGGGGCGGGCCGATCTGGCGCTGGTCGTGCGGTCCGGCGAGGCCGGGCATGAGGGGATACGACTGGTGCATCTGCTGGACGATCCGTACCGGGTGGTGCTGCCGGAGGGGCATCGGCTGGCGGACCGGGAGGTGGTCGAGCTGAGCGAGCTGGCCGAGGAGCCGTGGGTGGGGAGCGAGTGGCCGGGGCCGTGCCTGGACGCTCAGCTCGACGCGTGCGCCGCCGCGGGGTTCAGGCCCGGGTTCGTCGTGGAGAGCGGGGACTACCTGACCGCGCAGGGGTTCGTGGCGGCGGGACTCGGCGTGAGCCTGATTCCCCGGCTGGGGCTGGGTGGCCGGCCCGCGGGGGTCGTGGTGCGGGAGGTCCGGGGCCCGGAGCCCGTACGGAGAATCTACGCGGCGGTACGGGAGACGGCACCCCCGCAGCCGGCCCTGCGGGGGCTGCTGGAGGCCCTGCGGGAGGCGGCGGGGGCTCACTGA
- a CDS encoding phosphatase PAP2 family protein produces the protein MGETTVTTLDGRDPADPQPVAEESRDRAEERFLRRLRAPRRPRFWFEILLIAVSYWTYSVIRNAVPEQRAQALSNADLLWRVEHHLGIAVENSVNHAVNSVTWLIVGMNYYYATLHFVVTLGVLVWLYHSHPGRYAAARLALFATTAVALVGYYFYPLAPPRLMNGAAFVDTVLVHQTWGSMASGDLKHMSNQYAAMPSMHIGWSLWCGLTIFALASAPWARILGLLYPAGTLLVIVATANHFWLDAVGGMLCLSFGFLLARLWYGTLPYALPRWVPGTRGAPLLPAET, from the coding sequence ATGGGTGAGACGACCGTGACGACTCTGGATGGCCGGGACCCAGCTGATCCACAGCCCGTCGCGGAAGAGTCGAGAGACCGCGCGGAGGAGAGGTTCCTGCGCCGGCTGCGTGCGCCTCGGCGGCCCCGGTTCTGGTTCGAGATCCTGTTGATCGCGGTGAGTTACTGGACGTACTCGGTGATTCGCAACGCGGTGCCGGAGCAGAGGGCGCAGGCGCTGAGCAATGCGGACCTGCTGTGGCGGGTCGAGCATCATCTGGGGATCGCCGTCGAGAACTCGGTCAATCACGCGGTCAACTCGGTGACATGGCTGATCGTCGGCATGAACTACTACTACGCGACGCTGCACTTCGTGGTGACGCTGGGTGTTCTGGTGTGGCTGTACCACAGTCATCCGGGCCGGTACGCGGCCGCGCGCCTCGCGCTCTTCGCCACCACCGCCGTGGCCCTGGTCGGCTACTACTTCTATCCCCTGGCGCCGCCCCGCCTGATGAACGGCGCGGCCTTCGTCGACACGGTGCTGGTCCACCAGACGTGGGGTTCGATGGCGTCGGGCGACCTGAAGCACATGTCGAACCAGTACGCGGCGATGCCGTCCATGCACATCGGCTGGTCGCTGTGGTGCGGCCTGACGATCTTCGCGCTGGCGTCGGCTCCGTGGGCGCGGATCCTGGGCCTGCTGTACCCCGCGGGGACGCTGCTGGTCATCGTCGCCACCGCGAACCACTTCTGGCTGGACGCGGTGGGCGGCATGCTCTGCCTGTCCTTCGGCTTCCTGCTGGCCCGCCTCTGGTACGGCACCCTGCCGTATGCGCTGCCGCGCTGGGTCCCGGGGACTCGGGGGGCTCCGCTGCTCCCGGCGGAGACGTGA
- a CDS encoding LacI family DNA-binding transcriptional regulator — MTTRLADIAAQAGVSEATVSRVLNGKPGVAATTRQSVLAALDVLGYERPVRLRQRSEGLVGLITPELENPIFPALAQVIGQALTRQGYTPVLATQTPGGSTEDELTEMLVDRGVAGIIFVSGLHADTSADMQRYDQLRAQGVPFVLVDGFSPKVQAPFISPDDRAAMTLAVTHLVSLGHTRIGLALGPKRFVPVQRKIEGFVRSVQEQLGLSPDDVERELVQHSLYTLEGGQAAATALMDRDCTAVVCASDMMALGAIRAARQRGLDVPKDISVVGFDDSPLIAFTDPPLTTIRKPVPAMGQAAVRTLLEEIGGTPAPHSEFVFMPELVVRGSTASAPGDRNRP; from the coding sequence GTGACCACACGGCTTGCCGACATCGCAGCCCAGGCGGGGGTCAGTGAGGCGACTGTCAGCCGCGTCCTGAACGGGAAGCCGGGCGTCGCCGCGACCACCCGCCAGTCCGTACTGGCCGCGCTCGACGTGCTGGGCTACGAGCGCCCGGTCCGTCTGCGGCAGCGCAGCGAGGGCCTGGTGGGCCTGATAACCCCGGAGCTGGAGAATCCGATATTCCCTGCCCTGGCGCAGGTCATCGGTCAGGCGCTGACGCGTCAGGGGTACACGCCGGTGCTCGCCACCCAGACCCCGGGCGGGTCGACGGAGGACGAGCTGACCGAGATGCTGGTCGACCGTGGCGTGGCCGGCATCATCTTCGTCTCCGGCCTGCACGCCGACACCTCGGCGGACATGCAGCGCTACGACCAGCTGCGGGCGCAGGGCGTTCCGTTCGTGCTGGTGGACGGTTTCTCGCCCAAGGTGCAGGCGCCGTTCATCTCGCCGGACGACCGGGCCGCGATGACGCTCGCGGTCACCCACCTGGTGTCGCTCGGCCACACCCGGATCGGGCTGGCCCTCGGGCCCAAGCGGTTCGTCCCCGTCCAGCGCAAGATCGAGGGCTTTGTGCGCAGTGTGCAGGAGCAGCTCGGACTGAGCCCGGACGACGTCGAGCGGGAGCTGGTCCAGCACTCCCTGTACACCCTGGAGGGTGGGCAGGCGGCGGCCACCGCGCTCATGGACCGCGACTGCACGGCCGTGGTGTGCGCGAGCGACATGATGGCGCTCGGTGCGATAAGGGCGGCGCGCCAACGGGGCCTGGACGTGCCGAAGGACATCTCGGTGGTCGGCTTCGACGACTCCCCCTTGATCGCCTTCACCGACCCGCCGCTGACGACGATCCGCAAGCCGGTGCCGGCGATGGGTCAGGCGGCGGTGCGTACGTTGCTGGAGGAGATCGGCGGGACGCCCGCGCCCCACAGCGAGTTCGTGTTCATGCCGGAGCTGGTGGTGCGGGGTTCGACGGCATCGGCCCCTGGGGACCGAAATCGTCCGTAA
- a CDS encoding extracellular solute-binding protein, translating to MRRGIAATALVASLALAATACGGDSGSDKADGPVTITWWDTSNATNEAPTYKALAKKFEAANSNIKVKYVNVPFDQAQNKFDTAAGSKGAPDILRSEVGWTPAFAKKGYFLPLDGTEALADQDKFQASLIKQAQYDGKTYGVPLVTDTLALVYNKKLFQKAGIGTAPSTWDELKTDAATIKKKTGVDGYWGSTQAYYAQTFLYGEGTDTVDATAKKITVKSAAAVKGYKTWQSLFSGKGLHKADTTADAYAHIQDAFVNGKVAAIIQGPWEITNFYKGSAFKTKDNLGIATVPAGSAGKGGAPTGGHNLSVYAGSDKAHQEASLKFLKFMTSASSQEAVALKNSTLPTRDDAYTTQVKSDPGIAGYQGVLAAAQPRPALPEYSSLWGPLDTELPKIAGGKESLDKGLSNAELAIAKLVPDFSK from the coding sequence ATGCGGCGTGGCATAGCGGCCACCGCACTGGTGGCGTCCCTCGCCCTCGCGGCGACGGCCTGCGGCGGAGACAGCGGCAGTGACAAGGCGGACGGTCCGGTCACCATCACCTGGTGGGACACCTCCAACGCCACCAATGAGGCGCCTACGTACAAGGCCCTGGCCAAGAAGTTCGAGGCTGCCAACTCGAACATCAAGGTCAAGTACGTCAACGTGCCCTTCGACCAGGCGCAGAACAAGTTCGACACGGCCGCCGGCTCCAAGGGCGCCCCGGACATCCTGCGCTCCGAGGTCGGCTGGACCCCCGCCTTCGCGAAGAAGGGCTACTTCCTGCCGCTGGACGGCACGGAGGCCCTCGCGGACCAGGACAAGTTCCAGGCCAGCCTGATCAAGCAGGCCCAGTACGACGGCAAGACGTACGGCGTGCCGCTGGTCACCGACACCCTGGCGCTGGTCTACAACAAGAAGCTCTTCCAGAAGGCGGGCATCGGCACCGCGCCCAGCACCTGGGACGAGCTGAAGACCGACGCGGCGACGATCAAGAAGAAGACGGGCGTCGACGGCTACTGGGGCTCGACCCAGGCCTACTACGCGCAGACCTTCCTCTACGGCGAGGGCACCGACACGGTCGACGCCACCGCCAAGAAGATCACCGTCAAGTCGGCCGCCGCGGTCAAGGGCTACAAGACCTGGCAGAGCCTGTTCTCCGGCAAGGGCCTGCACAAGGCCGACACCACCGCCGACGCGTACGCCCACATCCAGGACGCGTTCGTCAACGGCAAGGTCGCCGCGATCATCCAGGGCCCGTGGGAGATCACCAACTTCTACAAGGGCTCGGCCTTCAAGACGAAGGACAACCTCGGCATCGCCACCGTCCCGGCCGGTTCCGCCGGCAAGGGGGGCGCCCCGACCGGCGGCCACAACCTCTCGGTGTACGCGGGCTCGGACAAGGCCCACCAGGAGGCTTCGCTGAAGTTCCTGAAGTTCATGACCTCGGCGTCCTCCCAGGAGGCCGTCGCCCTCAAGAACTCCACGCTGCCGACGCGGGACGACGCCTACACCACGCAGGTCAAGTCCGACCCGGGCATCGCCGGCTACCAGGGTGTGCTCGCCGCCGCCCAGCCGCGTCCGGCGCTGCCCGAGTACAGCTCCCTGTGGGGCCCGCTGGACACCGAGCTGCCGAAGATCGCAGGCGGCAAGGAGTCCCTGGACAAGGGCCTGAGCAACGCCGAGCTCGCGATCGCCAAGCTGGTCCCGGACTTCAGCAAGTAA
- a CDS encoding carbohydrate ABC transporter permease yields MTVAIDRATGKRRGDRAPRPGLVQRVKNGYQKHWYAYVMIAPVVIVLGVLVGYPLVRGIYLTLTDANSLNSARTIGVNHIDATYKFIGLDNYTDILFGPTAYDRFWSHFLWTVFWTAACVALHYTIGLGLALMLNEKLRGRTFYRLLLVLPWAVPTFVTVFSWRIMLADSGVLNQVLGALHLPQPQWLEDTFWQRFAAIMVNTWCGVPFMMLSLLGGLQSIDSSLYEAAEMDGANAWQRFRHVTLPGLRAVSSTVVLLGVIWTFNQFAIIFLLFGPTGAPDAQILVTWAYFLGFGQQPRDFAQSAAYGVLLLSILTVFTSFYFRWLKRNDQLAV; encoded by the coding sequence ATGACAGTCGCCATCGACCGAGCGACCGGCAAGCGTCGCGGTGACCGAGCGCCGCGCCCCGGGCTGGTGCAGCGCGTCAAGAACGGCTACCAGAAGCACTGGTACGCCTACGTGATGATCGCCCCGGTGGTGATCGTGCTTGGCGTACTCGTCGGCTATCCGCTCGTGCGGGGCATCTACCTGACCCTGACCGACGCCAACAGCCTCAACTCGGCCCGCACGATCGGCGTCAACCACATCGACGCCACGTACAAGTTCATCGGGCTGGACAACTACACGGACATCCTGTTCGGGCCGACGGCGTACGACCGTTTCTGGTCTCACTTCCTGTGGACTGTCTTCTGGACGGCCGCCTGTGTGGCCCTGCACTACACCATCGGCCTCGGCCTCGCCCTCATGCTCAACGAGAAGCTGCGGGGCCGCACCTTCTACCGGCTGCTGCTGGTCCTGCCCTGGGCCGTGCCGACCTTTGTCACCGTCTTCTCCTGGCGCATCATGCTCGCCGACTCCGGCGTGCTCAACCAGGTCCTCGGCGCACTTCACCTGCCCCAGCCCCAGTGGCTGGAGGACACCTTCTGGCAGCGGTTCGCCGCGATCATGGTCAACACCTGGTGCGGGGTGCCGTTCATGATGCTCTCGCTGCTCGGCGGCCTGCAGTCCATCGACTCCTCGCTCTACGAGGCCGCCGAGATGGATGGCGCGAACGCCTGGCAGAGGTTCCGCCACGTCACGCTGCCGGGCCTGCGCGCGGTCAGCTCCACCGTGGTCCTGCTCGGCGTCATCTGGACCTTCAACCAGTTCGCCATCATCTTCCTGCTGTTCGGACCCACGGGCGCACCCGACGCCCAGATCCTCGTCACCTGGGCCTACTTCCTGGGCTTCGGACAGCAGCCGCGCGACTTCGCCCAGTCCGCCGCGTACGGCGTACTGCTGCTGTCGATCCTGACCGTCTTCACCTCCTTCTACTTCCGCTGGCTGAAGCGCAATGACCAGCTCGCCGTCTGA
- a CDS encoding sugar ABC transporter permease, which produces MSTTTFEKAPAGPVSDPQPRSGRPPRRGERRPLRAALLHGGLAVASLIALAPVAWLFFLSLGPDKDDYLHPGKILGKLSFSNYSFVLENTGFFDWFKSTMIVALGTTLIGVFVAATTGYAVSRMRFPGYKQLMWVLLLTQAFPIAILIVPMYEIFGQLGLIDTYWALIVINCTTAVPYSAWLLKGYFDTIPFEIDEAGRVDGLTPFGTFFRLILPLARPGLAVAAFYNFITAVSEVAFATTFMLDDSKYTFAVGLQTFVSQHDAQWNYMAATAVLIAIPVSVFFYVVQKNLVTGLTAGGTKG; this is translated from the coding sequence ATGAGCACGACGACCTTCGAGAAGGCACCGGCCGGACCGGTCTCTGACCCGCAGCCCCGAAGCGGACGGCCCCCCCGGCGGGGCGAGCGCCGCCCGCTTCGCGCCGCCCTCCTGCACGGCGGCCTCGCCGTGGCGAGCCTCATCGCGCTGGCCCCGGTGGCCTGGCTGTTCTTCCTGTCCCTCGGCCCGGACAAGGACGACTATCTGCACCCGGGCAAGATCCTGGGCAAGCTCAGCTTCTCCAACTACAGCTTCGTCCTGGAGAACACCGGCTTCTTCGACTGGTTCAAGTCGACGATGATCGTGGCCCTCGGCACCACCCTCATCGGTGTCTTCGTCGCGGCCACCACCGGCTACGCCGTCTCACGCATGCGTTTCCCCGGCTACAAGCAGCTGATGTGGGTACTGCTGCTCACCCAGGCCTTCCCGATCGCCATCCTGATCGTGCCGATGTACGAGATCTTCGGCCAACTGGGTCTCATCGACACCTACTGGGCCCTGATCGTCATCAACTGCACCACGGCCGTGCCGTACAGCGCCTGGTTGCTCAAGGGCTACTTCGACACCATCCCCTTCGAGATCGACGAAGCGGGACGCGTGGACGGGCTCACCCCCTTCGGCACCTTCTTCCGGCTGATCCTGCCGCTGGCCCGCCCCGGGCTGGCAGTCGCGGCCTTCTACAACTTCATCACCGCCGTCAGCGAGGTCGCGTTCGCGACCACCTTCATGCTGGACGACTCGAAGTACACCTTCGCCGTGGGTCTGCAGACCTTCGTGAGCCAGCACGACGCCCAGTGGAACTACATGGCCGCCACCGCGGTGCTGATCGCGATACCCGTCTCCGTGTTCTTCTACGTTGTGCAGAAGAACCTGGTGACCGGCCTCACCGCGGGCGGAACGAAGGGCTGA